A single region of the Sciurus carolinensis chromosome 16, mSciCar1.2, whole genome shotgun sequence genome encodes:
- the Mmp15 gene encoding matrix metalloproteinase-15: MGSDRSASGRPGCAGSLLGGREAAARPRLLLLLMVLLGCLGRGAAAEDAEIHAENWLRLYGYLPQPSRHMSTMRSAQILASALAEMQRFYGIPVTGVLDEETKAWMKRPRCGVPDQFGVRVKANLRRRKRYALTGRKWNNHHLTFSIQNYTEKLGWHHSLEAVRRAFRVWEQATPLTFQEVPYEDIRLRRQKEADIMVLFASGFHGDSSPFDGTGGFLAHAYFPGPGLGGDTHFDADEPWTFSSTDLHGNNLFLVAVHELGHALGLEHSSNPSAIMAPFYQWMDTDNFQLPEDDLRGIQQLYGTPDGQPQPTRPLPTVTPRRPDHRPPRPPQPPPPGGKPDRPPKPGSPAQPRATERPDQYGPNICDGDFDTVAMLRGEMFVFKGRWFWRVRHNRVLDNYPMPIGHFWRGLPSDISAAYERQDGRFVFFKGDRYWLFREANLEPGYPQPLTSYGLGIPYDRIDTAIWWEPTGHTFFFQEDRYWRFNEETQHGDPGYPKPISVWQGIPASPKGAFLSNDAAYTYFYKGTKYWKFDNERLRMEPGYPKSILRDFMGCQEQAEPGPRWPDVARPPFNPDGGAEPGVDGDGAEGGVGGGAGTEEDGDGGSRVVVQMEEVARTVNVVVVLVPLLLLLCILGLAYALVQMQRKGAPRVLLYCKRSLQEWV, encoded by the exons ATGGGCAGCGACCGGAGCGCGTCCGGACGACCGGGCTGCGCGGGCAGCCTCCTCGGCGGTCGGGAGGCAGCTGCACGGCCCCGGCTGCTACTGCTGCTGATGGTGCTTCTGGGCTGCCTGGGCCGCGGCGCAGCGGCCGAGGACGCAGAAATCCACGCCGAG AACTGGCTGCGGCTCTACGGTTACCTGCCTCAGCCTAGCCGCCACATGTCCACCATGCGTTCTGCCCAgatcctggcctctgccctggcGGAGATGCAGCGCTTCTACGGGATCCCTGTCACGGGTGTGCTGGATGAAGAGACCAAGGC GTGGATGAAGCGGCCCCGCTGCGGGGTGCCAGACCAGTTTGGGGTGCGCGTGAAAGCCAACCTGCGGCGGCGGAAGCGCTATGCCCTCACTGGGCGGAAATGGAACAACCACCACCTGACCTTCAG CATCCAGAACTACACGGAGAAGCTGGGCTGGCACCACTCGCTGGAGGCCGTGCGCAGGGCTTTCCGCGTGTGGGAGCAGGCCACACCCCTGACCTTCCAGGAGGTGCCCTACGAGGACATCCGGCTACGGCGGCAGAAGGAAGCCGACATCATGGTACTCTTTGCCTCTGGCTTCCACGGTGACAGCTCACCATTTGATGGCACGGGTGGCTTTCTGGCCCACGCCTATttccctggccctggcctgggTGGGGACACCCATTTCGACGCAGATGAGCCCTGGACCTTCTCCAGCACTGACCTGCATG GGAACAACCTCTTCCTGGTTGCGGTGCACGAGCTGGGCCACGCGCTGGGCCTGGAGCACTCGAGCAACCCCAGCGCCATCATGGCGCCTTTCTACCAGTGGATGGACACCGACAACTTCCAGCTGCCTGAGGATGACCTCCGGGGCATCCAGCAGCTCTACG GCACCCCAGATGGTCAGCCACAGCCCACCCGGCCTCTCCCCACCGTGACACCCCGGCGGCCAGACCATCGACCTCCCCGCCCCCCCCAGCCACCTCCCCCAGGCGGGAAGCCAGACAGGCCCCCAaagccaggctccccagcccagccccgaGCCACAGAGCGGCCTGACCAGTACGGCCCCAACATCTGCGACGGGGACTTTGACACGGTGGCCATGCTTCGCGGGGAGATGTTCGTGTTCAAG GGCCGCTGGTTCTGGCGAGTCCGGCACAACCGTGTCCTGGACAACTATCCCATGCCCATTGGCCACTTCTGGCGTGGTCTGCCCAGTGACATCAGCGCTGCCTACGAGCGCCAGGATGGTCGTTTTGTCTTTTTCAAAG gtgacCGATACTGGCTCTTCCGAGAAGCAAACCTGGAGCCTGGCTACCCACAGCCGCTGACCAGCTATGGCCTGGGCATCCCCTATGACCGCATCGACACGGCCATCTGGTGGGAGCCCACAGGTCACACCTTCTTCTTCCAAGAGGACAG GTACTGGCGCTTCAATGAGGAGACACAGCACGGAGACCCCGGCTACCCCAAGCCCATCAGCGTCTGGCAGGGGATCCCCGCTTCCCCCAAAGGGGCCTTCCTGAGTAATGATGCAG CCTACACCTACTTCTACAAGGGCACCAAGTACTGGAAATTTGACAATGAGCGCCTGCGGATGGAACCCGGCTACCCCAAGTCCATCCTGAGGGACTTCATGGGCTGCCAGGAGCAGGCGGAGCCTGGACCCCGATGGCCGGATGTAGCCCGTCCGCCCTTCAACCCTGACGGGGGTGCGGAGCCCGGGGTGGACGGCGATGGTGCGGAGGGTGGCgtggggggcggggcggggacaGAGGAGGACGGGGACGGGGGCAGCCGCGTGGTGGTGCAGATGGAGGAGGTGGCACGGACGGTGAACGTGGTCGTCGTGCTggtgccgctgctgctgctgctctgcaTCCTGGGCCTGGCCTACGCCCTGGTGCAGATGCAGCGCAAGGGCGCGCCGCGGGTGCTGCTCTACTGCAAGCGCTCCCTGCAGGAGTGGGTCTGA
- the Usb1 gene encoding U6 snRNA phosphodiesterase 1 isoform X3 → MSAGPLVGYSSSGSEDEAEDEAEDEAATKGRTRPVTGGCRGGQSPVPSQRFPVPDSVLNMFPSTEERPEDDSAKHGGRVRTFPHERGNWATHVYLPYEAREEFLELLDMLLPHAQTYVPQLVRMEAFHLSLSQSVVLRHHWILPFVQALKDRMASFHRFFFTANRVKIYTNQEKTSGLLLLHWPNSNWSKTILKEAFIRGKLKSPPDLAVWSVPDASPQRTHATGRTLHSTSVWPGVWVMLVPS, encoded by the exons ATGAGCGCAGGACCTCTGGTGGGCTATAGCAGCAGTGGCTCAGAGGATGAGGCCGAGGACGAGGCTGAGGACGAGGCAGCGACCAAGGGGCGGACCAGGCCGGTGACTGGGGGCTGTCGTGG tggcCAGAGCCCTGTTCCTAGTCAGAGGTTCCCAGTACCTGACAGTGTACTGAACATGTTCCCCAGCACAGAGGAGAGGCCTGAGGATGACAGTGCAAAACATGGGGGACGAGTGCGCACCTTTCCCCACGAGCGAGGCAACTGGGCCACCCATGTCTACCTACCAT ATGAAGCCAGGGAGGAGTTCCTGGAGCTGCTTGATATGTTGCTGCCCCACGCGCAGACCTATGTGCCCCAGCTGGTGAGGATGGAGGCCTTCCACCTCAGCTTGTCTCAGAGCGTGGTTCTGCGCCACCACTGGATCCTCCCCTTCGTGCAGGCTCTGAAAGACCGCATGGCCTCCTTCCATAG ATTCTTCTTTACTGCCAACCGAGTAAAGATTTATACCAATCAAGAGAAGACCAG CGGGCTGCTGCTTCTCCATTGGCCCAACTCTAACTGGAGTAAAACCATCCTTAAAGAAGCCTTCATCAGAGGCAAACTAAAGAGCCCTCCAGACCTTGCTGTGTGGAGTGTCCCAGATGCCAGCCCACAGAGGACACATGCCACTGGGAG GACCCTTCATTCCACATCAGTCTGGCCTGGTGTGTGGGTGATGCTCGTCCCCAGCTAG
- the Usb1 gene encoding U6 snRNA phosphodiesterase 1 isoform X2: MSAGPLVGYSSSGSEDEAEDEAEDEAATKGRTSGQSPVPSQRFPVPDSVLNMFPSTEERPEDDSAKHGGRVRTFPHERGNWATHVYLPYEAREEFLELLDMLLPHAQTYVPQLVRMEAFHLSLSQSVVLRHHWILPFVQALKDRMASFHRFFFTANRVKIYTNQEKTRTFVGLEVTAGHAECLDLVSEVDRVLEEFNLTTFYPDPSFHISLAWCVGDARPQLEGQCLQELQEILDEFEDSEMLLRVFTEQVRCKSGNKFFSMPLK, from the exons ATGAGCGCAGGACCTCTGGTGGGCTATAGCAGCAGTGGCTCAGAGGATGAGGCCGAGGACGAGGCTGAGGACGAGGCAGCGACCAAGGGGCGGACCAG tggcCAGAGCCCTGTTCCTAGTCAGAGGTTCCCAGTACCTGACAGTGTACTGAACATGTTCCCCAGCACAGAGGAGAGGCCTGAGGATGACAGTGCAAAACATGGGGGACGAGTGCGCACCTTTCCCCACGAGCGAGGCAACTGGGCCACCCATGTCTACCTACCAT ATGAAGCCAGGGAGGAGTTCCTGGAGCTGCTTGATATGTTGCTGCCCCACGCGCAGACCTATGTGCCCCAGCTGGTGAGGATGGAGGCCTTCCACCTCAGCTTGTCTCAGAGCGTGGTTCTGCGCCACCACTGGATCCTCCCCTTCGTGCAGGCTCTGAAAGACCGCATGGCCTCCTTCCATAG ATTCTTCTTTACTGCCAACCGAGTAAAGATTTATACCAATCAAGAGAAGACCAG GACCTTTGTTGGGCTCGAGGTCACTGCAGGGCATGCCGAGTGCCTGGACCTGGTTTCAGAGGTAGACAGAGTCCTGGAGGAATTCAACCTCACCACTTTCTATCCG GACCCTTCATTCCACATCAGTCTGGCCTGGTGTGTGGGTGATGCTCGTCCCCAGCTAGAAGGGCAGTGCCTGCAGGAACTACAG GAAATCTTGGATGAGTTTGAAGATTCTGAGATGCTGCTCCGTGTGTTCACCGAGCAAGTCCGCTGCAAGTCGGGGAACAAGTTCTTCTCCATGCCTTTGAAGTGA
- the Usb1 gene encoding U6 snRNA phosphodiesterase 1 isoform X1, with protein MSAGPLVGYSSSGSEDEAEDEAEDEAATKGRTRPVTGGCRGGQSPVPSQRFPVPDSVLNMFPSTEERPEDDSAKHGGRVRTFPHERGNWATHVYLPYEAREEFLELLDMLLPHAQTYVPQLVRMEAFHLSLSQSVVLRHHWILPFVQALKDRMASFHRFFFTANRVKIYTNQEKTRTFVGLEVTAGHAECLDLVSEVDRVLEEFNLTTFYPDPSFHISLAWCVGDARPQLEGQCLQELQEILDEFEDSEMLLRVFTEQVRCKSGNKFFSMPLK; from the exons ATGAGCGCAGGACCTCTGGTGGGCTATAGCAGCAGTGGCTCAGAGGATGAGGCCGAGGACGAGGCTGAGGACGAGGCAGCGACCAAGGGGCGGACCAGGCCGGTGACTGGGGGCTGTCGTGG tggcCAGAGCCCTGTTCCTAGTCAGAGGTTCCCAGTACCTGACAGTGTACTGAACATGTTCCCCAGCACAGAGGAGAGGCCTGAGGATGACAGTGCAAAACATGGGGGACGAGTGCGCACCTTTCCCCACGAGCGAGGCAACTGGGCCACCCATGTCTACCTACCAT ATGAAGCCAGGGAGGAGTTCCTGGAGCTGCTTGATATGTTGCTGCCCCACGCGCAGACCTATGTGCCCCAGCTGGTGAGGATGGAGGCCTTCCACCTCAGCTTGTCTCAGAGCGTGGTTCTGCGCCACCACTGGATCCTCCCCTTCGTGCAGGCTCTGAAAGACCGCATGGCCTCCTTCCATAG ATTCTTCTTTACTGCCAACCGAGTAAAGATTTATACCAATCAAGAGAAGACCAG GACCTTTGTTGGGCTCGAGGTCACTGCAGGGCATGCCGAGTGCCTGGACCTGGTTTCAGAGGTAGACAGAGTCCTGGAGGAATTCAACCTCACCACTTTCTATCCG GACCCTTCATTCCACATCAGTCTGGCCTGGTGTGTGGGTGATGCTCGTCCCCAGCTAGAAGGGCAGTGCCTGCAGGAACTACAG GAAATCTTGGATGAGTTTGAAGATTCTGAGATGCTGCTCCGTGTGTTCACCGAGCAAGTCCGCTGCAAGTCGGGGAACAAGTTCTTCTCCATGCCTTTGAAGTGA